The Candidatus Obscuribacter sp. genome has a segment encoding these proteins:
- a CDS encoding HAD family hydrolase has translation MAQKLNLKCFAEQRDLITPNGKLAVLCVDMDGTTIECQPYFDEAFDEFAILMGLLGVPELESQNALKRIYYGSMPHRGFERHRFPEALVETYRDLRDKFNLTQVTPEQEDKFFSLLKGIGSAPFFRKPKLFADCVQVLTQAHERFLLVAVTVGDYEAQLFKIRQSGLEKLFDDRIITLEEGKDKLVAQLIKDYNIDPEYSAFIGNSIRSDGVCLNVMNFIHVPFETSLSKDGDKLPENTGFSTYKVKNWRDAQENAINRLIRQRDMALSGLIAPDGRSGVCGSHVRKPRATTRKKTTA, from the coding sequence ATGGCTCAAAAGCTCAATCTCAAGTGTTTTGCAGAGCAGCGCGACCTGATCACTCCCAACGGCAAGTTGGCTGTGCTCTGTGTCGACATGGACGGCACCACCATCGAATGTCAGCCCTACTTCGACGAGGCTTTCGATGAGTTCGCCATCCTGATGGGATTGCTCGGTGTCCCCGAACTCGAATCCCAGAACGCTCTCAAGCGTATCTATTACGGCAGCATGCCGCACCGCGGTTTCGAACGCCATCGCTTCCCCGAAGCTCTGGTCGAGACCTACCGGGATCTGCGCGACAAGTTCAACTTGACCCAGGTCACGCCCGAACAGGAAGACAAGTTCTTCTCCCTGCTCAAGGGCATCGGCTCAGCACCGTTCTTCCGCAAGCCCAAGCTTTTCGCCGACTGTGTCCAGGTGCTCACCCAGGCACATGAACGGTTCTTGCTTGTGGCTGTCACCGTCGGCGACTACGAAGCCCAGCTCTTCAAGATTCGCCAGAGCGGTCTGGAGAAGCTCTTCGACGACCGCATCATCACCCTGGAGGAGGGCAAGGACAAGCTCGTTGCCCAGCTCATCAAGGACTACAACATCGACCCCGAGTACTCTGCCTTCATCGGCAACAGCATTCGCTCCGATGGTGTCTGCCTCAACGTGATGAACTTCATCCACGTGCCCTTCGAGACCTCCCTGTCCAAGGACGGCGACAAGCTGCCCGAGAACACCGGCTTCAGCACGTACAAGGTGAAGAACTGGCGCGACGCGCAGGAGAATGCCATCAATCGCCTGATTCGTCAGCGCGACATGGCTCTCTCCGGTCTGATCGCTCCTGATGGTCGCAGCGGCGTCTGTGGTTCGCATGTGCGCAAGCCGCGCGCTACCACTCGCAAGAAGACCACTGCCTGA